ACACTTATAAAGATAAAACGCCGATCCTGCATCCCAGCGTGTTTCTTGCCGATGGCGCCTGCGTGATCGGCGACGTGGAAATGCAGGAATGGAGTAGCGTCTGGTTCAACGCCGTTGTGCGCGGCGATGTGCATTACATACGCATTGGCAAGCGCACCAATATTCAGGACGGTTGCGTCCTGCATGTGTCGCGCGGCAAGTACCCCCTCATTTTGGGAGACGACATCACGGTCGGGCACAACGTCACCTTGCACGCCTGCACCATCAAGGACCGTTGTTTGATCGGCATGGGCGCGGTGGTGATGGACGGCGCCGTGGTGGGCGAAGACGCGATCGTCGGCGCCGGCTCGCTGGTGACGGCGCGAACGGTGATCCCGCCGAGGACCATGGCGATCGGTTCTCCGGCAAAGGTGAAACGGGAATTGACGGACGAAGAGGTATTGAGTATTCGCGAATCGGCGGAGCATTATGTGGGCGACGTCCGTGATTACCGCCCCGAATATTAAGAAAAATTTGCTCTACAGTTTTTTGGATTTTTCTTTGCGTTTGAATTTCAACTGATGATGGCCCAGTTCAAAAAGAGCCGGTAGCATGAACAGGGCGCAGGCGGTGCAGGTGATGATGCCCAGCTCCACAACGGATGCAATGGAGCGTATACCGGCGTGCCCGGCGACGTTGAGGCTGGCGTAGCCGGAGAGCGTGGTCAGCGCGGAGAGAATGATCGCGCTTCCCGTTTCCTTGATCGACTGAATTGTTTTTTCAGGATTGTAGTCGAGAATGTGGTGGGTCAGGTAAATGCAATGGTCGATCATGATGCCGACAATGGACGGCAACATGACAAAATTGATAAAATTGAGTTTAATCTGGAACAGGGCCATCAGCGCGCCGGTAAGCGACAGACCGGCCACAAGGGGCAAAAAGGTTTTCAGAGCGTGAGAAAAATTCCTCAGGTCCAGAAGCAGTAGCAGAAACACCACTCCCAGCGCAGTCGCGAAGGCTTGCGGCCCGCGTTCCTTCACCCAGTCCATGACTTTTGCGGCGAGCAGGTTCTCGTTGAGTATGGCGACCTCGATGTCTTGCTTGGCCAAACGTTCCCGGAGTTCCGCCACCTCTGTTTCCAATTGATAGATATTGCGGATATCAAAAAAATTCTTTTTGGCGGGTGAGAAAATCAGGGCAAGGTACTCATCCCCCGCTGTGAATTTCTTTATCAGGAGCGGCGGGATTTTATCTTCGTTGAAGGGGTCGGCGTAAAGCAGTTCCTTCAAACGATCCAGCCGTTTCTTGCCGAGTGATAAAAGAATGATGTCCTCATCCAGCTTGAAATTTTCCTGTATCTGCTCAATCACGTCCTGTTTGGAATCGTATTCCTTCCGGCTGAACAGGTTGAGGGAATGGACCACGCCGATGGTCGATTCTTCGCGGTGTTTCAATTTTATTTTTTCCAGAGCCTGGTGGATGTGGAACAGATGTTCCTTGTCCGAAGCCAGCACGACGGTCGGGGAGAACGCATATCCAAAATCTTCAGTGGTTGCCGTTTCGTAGTCCGCCGCAGGCGATTCCCCGCGTAAGTTCCTGAAGTCGTATTCAAACTTGATGTCCGGGATCAGAAACAGGCTGGTGATCGTCAGGAGCAGAAATAAAGCCGTTAGAAAGTAGGGCGTGTTGGAATAGAGATTGGTGATATTCAGATTGAAAACTCGAGGTTGCGGCTTGCGCAGCCAGTGGATCTTGTCGAAGACCAGGATCAGCGCTGGAAATAAAAAAAGGTACGAGATAAATGCGGAAAAAATTCCTATTGTTGCGATCTGCCCGAACTCGGAGAAGCCTTTGAAATCGGCGGTGATGAGTATGGAGAAAATACTCGCGGTGGTGAGCATGGCCATCATTCCCGAGCGTCCGACCTGGGTGATGACCAGTTCCGCCGAGTCGGCGATGGGCTGACCTTTGAGCAATTCCTGTTTGAAACGAATGTATAAATGGATTCCGTAATCGATTCCCAAGCCGAGAAGAATCGCGACCAGAAACCCTGAAATCATATTCAATTCGCCCACCCAGAGCCGGGTCAGGGCGAAGGTGTAGGTCATGGACAGGAACAGCGGAAAAAAGATGAGCGGCAGGGCGAAGAGCGATCGCGTGTAAATACCGATGATGAAAATCGCCAGTCCCGCCGCGACGATTGCAGAGCGAGTCAAATCGCGAACGATCGTCGTGTTCTCTTCGATGCGGACGATGAGCGACCCGGTCAGCTTGATGTTCAAGCCGGGAACTTTTTGAGTCCAGCCGGAATCGTCAATGGTTGCCTGAATTTGTTCAACGAAGCGTTCGGTGAATCCGGTGTCGGTCACCGTTCCCAAGGGCTGAATGAAAATATAAAAATTTCGGGTGCTTTGTTTCCTCGCATAGAAACCCTCTTTGCGCTTTCCCGCGTAATAAGGGTTGAGTGAGTCGAAGATGTGGAACTCGTCGGCAAAGGCCTGGAGACGCTCCGAGTCGAAATTTTCCGCTCCGGTAATGAACAGGCCGCCGAATTGTTCGCGCGCATAATTCACGGCTTCATCCATCAGCGCTTCCAGTTCGAGCAGGTTGCGTCGGGTGGCCATGACCAGTTGGCGGTCTTCAAGGAATTCGACGGGCAGTTTGGAATCGACGAATTGAACGCCGGGTACTTTGCGCAGGCGCGGAGTCAAATCTTCTATGATTTTTTCCGCCTGCACCTGTTCCAGATCTTCGAGAACAACGGCCAGCGGGCCGGAGCCGCCGGTCTTCGCCACGACTTTGTTGAAATCCTGTATGAGAGGAAGGCTCTGCGGCAGGAGTCGATCCATCCGCGAGTTGAGTTGCAACCCTGAGGCATACCAGAGCGAAAGCCCGCTCAAAGCGAGAGCGATCGCCAGAATCCAGAATGGATAGGGATGAATGATCTTCCTGAATATGAATTTAAGGACGGATTTCATTGGGTAGTAACATGCGGTGGAGCGCCAGGGTCAGGAAAAACTGAACCGTCATCACGACTGCGAGCGGCGTTAGAAGCATCGGGAGTAAGTCGAACAGGCTGAATGCCGCCAGCAAAAACAGACAAAACTCATGTCCGTTCCATCGCCAGATGCGGGTCAAAGGTCGCGTCTTTAAATAGAATGCGTTTCTTTCTTCCTGCGTCAATATTTCTTCCGAAGCCTTACGCTCGTCTTCTAAAGAATAATCGTTGATTGAGGACCAGCGTCCGTGAAAGACCCATTGTTGAAGTTGCAGATAGTAAAAATACACTTTTAAAATGCCGGATTGCGATTGGCTCCATTTCTGGTAGGTCTTCAGAACGTCGGCGCGCGAGCCGTCGGTTCCCTCTTGCACGCGGGCGGTGAAATATTGTTTGCAGTAATCGAAGCAAATGGCTTTCATGATGCAGACGACGGTGACGACAGCGAGCGCCCCGGTGAATTCGGGCAATGAATAAGTGATGCCAAAGACGACGGCGAGATAGGCAACGTAGCCGCCGATGCCGTCGAGCAGTCTGCCCCATTCGCTGGACTGGCCGGTGGCGCGGGCGAGTTGCCCGTCCACGCAATCGAGTATCAGCGACAGTTCAAGGAGAACGCCGCCCCAGAACATTCCAAAGTGGCCGCCGCTCATGAAGGCCAGTCCCGACAAAATGCCGAGCAGAATTGAGGTGTAGCTGACCTGGTTCGGCGTCGCTCGCGTCTGGCAGAGCCAGGAAACGATTCGCGCGGAAACGGGAACATGGAAGTAACGATTGACGGGTTCGACAATGTCTTTCAGAACATGGTCGGTAGAGCTGGATTCGGACATGAATTATAACCAGTGATTATCTCGGTACCATGAAATGGCGTGAAGCAGTCCCGATTCTAATGGATACTGCGGACTGAATGCGAATTGTTTGAAAAATTTATTTGGCGAGGCGACCCAGCAACTTTGTCGAATATCGATCATTCGCTGGCGATCCAGCAGGGGCGCGTCCTTGCGGAACAGATAAATGGCTTCGGTGAGGATTGCAACGCCGGTCAAAGCCGATTCGGGAATGGTGATTTTTCTCGCCGGGCGATTCAGATTTTTGAGCGCTGCCGTTGCGATGTCGTCCCAGCTATGCGCGCCGCCGTCGGTGACGAACCAGACCTTATCCTGATGCGCCGGGGCCAGGGCCGCAAGGATCATGGCGCGGGTCAGGTCGGCGACATGGATCATCGAAAAGCGTTTTGAAGCGCGACCGATCTGGATATTCCATCCTTTTGCCAGAGATTGAATGAAGGTGAAGAAATTTTTCTCTCTGGGTCCGTACACGATGGGAGGGCGCAGGATAACGATCGGCAATGTGTCGGCCCAGCGGAGCGCAATTTGTTCGCCCTTCCATTTGGATTGCCCGTAATGGGTGACGGGCTGGCAGGGAGTCGTTTCGTCCGCCGGGGACTCAGGCGTCGCCGGACCCACTGCGGCGAGACTGCTCAGATGCACGATTTTTTTCAGGTCGCCAGCGTGTCGGCTACACAGCGCAAACAGCTTGTCGCACGCCTCGGCGTTGCCTCGGAAAAAATCGGCCCGCGTTTTAGCTTTAGTCAAACCTGCGCAATGGAACACATAATGCGCTCCCTGAATCCAATCTTCCGGTATTTCGCCGGTCAAATCTCCTATGAACACGCGAATGCGTTTGCGGTCGATCCACTGCAGGTCGCTGGTTGGGCGGGCAAGGATGCGCACTTCACAACCCAGGTCTGCCAGGGCGTCGGCTAAAATCCCGCCGATGAAACCGGATGCTCCGGTGATGCAGGCGATGGAGCCCTTAAGACTTGGGAGTGAACTCATAGATTCGGTGTCGCCTGTATTCATGTGCCTGGAGCCGTTCGAGAGCGGATAGCATGGGTTGGTTGTCTTCGAGTATCCAGGACATTTCGCAGTTCTCTATTTTTTGCAAGACCAGCTGACGATAGGTTTCATGATACAGGACGGAATCGATACCGCTTTTTTGAAATTTTTTTGGGACGCCAAGCGTGATGCATCGAACGCCGTCGATCTTCCTGAGTCCGATCAGAAATTTCAACCAGCCAAACGGAAACAAATTTCCGTTGAGGGGCTTGAGCGCCTGATTGATATCGGGAAGCGCGATGGAGAAACCGACGGGTTCGCCCTGGCGTTCAGCGATCAGACACAGACTGGGATTGACGATTTGTTTCATCTCTTTTGCGGAATAGATGAACTCGTCTTTAGACATGGGCGAAAAGCCCCAGTTGCGGCTCCATGCGGAATTGTAGATCGACCAGAGCAGTTCGATTTCTTCAGGAAAACGCTTCAGGTTGATGGTGCGAACGCTAAAGCGGTTGCGCGCCTTGATGCGTGAGACGATGCGTTCCAGATAATCGGGAACTTTTTTGATGTGCAGATAAAAGCTGATGAGATCCTTGGCTTTTTGCAGGCCCCAGTTTTCCAGCAGGTCGACGTAATAGGGCGGGTTGTAGGGAATGCCAAAAACCACGCGCTCATCAAAGCCGCTCACTTGCAGGCCGCACTCATGATTGGTGGAAAGATTCATGGGGCCGAGAAGCGTGTCGAGTTTTTTGCGTTGCAACCAGTCGGCGGCGCAGTCGAGGAGCAGATCGGCAACGGCGGAATCGTCGATCGATTCGAACATGCCAAAGAAGCCGGTCTTTTCATTATGAAAGGCGTTGTGCGAATGGTTGAGCGTCAAGGCGATGCGGCCCGCGGGCACACCGTGCAAGGTGGCGAGATACAACTCGACCTCGGCGTCTTTAAAAAATGGATTGACGGATGGATTTAGAAATTCGTAGCGTTCACGGCGCAGGGGCGGAACCCACTGCCTGTCATGGCGGTACAGCGTCCATGGCAATTCGATGAAACGTTCGCGGTCGCGTTGACTGACGACCTTTTCAAGCGCAAGCGGCATCAGCGAGGAATGATGCCCAACTCCACGCCAAATTTTTTGAAAGAGGACAAGACCAGATCCAAATCTTCAGTTGTGTGGGTGGACATGAAACTGGTTCGAATCATGGCGTGCTGTGGGGGCACAACCGGGGACACCGCGACTCCTGCAAAGACGCCATCTTCAAACAGTAATTGGTTTAAATACAAAGTGAGCGCTTCGTCTCCGATTTTAATGGGAACGATGGGAACGGGATTGTTGTTGATCTGGAATCCCATATCAAAAAATCCTTTTTTAACATAGGAGGTGTTCTCCCCCAGTTGAGTCAGGCGTTCCGGCTCTTTTTGCATGATATCGAGGGCGGCAGTGACGCCTGCTACGGAGGCAGGTGGTAGTGCGGCGGTAAAAATAAAGGCCGAGGCTTTGTGACGGATGTATTCGGCGACTTTGGAACTGGCGGAGATGAAGCCGCCGATGGAACCCAGACTTTTCGAGAAGGTTCCCACGTACAGGTCGATCTCTTTTTCGAGATTGTAATAATTGGTGACGCCGCGTCCCGCTTCGCCTAGAACGCCCAAACCATGCGCTTCATCGGCGAGGACGATGGCGCCGTAATCGCGCGCCAGCTTCACAATGCTCGGCAGATTGGCGATGTCGCCGCTCATGCTGAAAACCGTATCGGTGATGATCATCTTGCCGGGCACGTCGCGATACTTTTTCAAATAGTATTCGAGGTGGTGCATGTCGTTGTGTTGATAGCGAACCGTTTTTCCCGGGGAGACGGCGCAACCTTCGTAAATACTCGCGTGGTTTTCGCGGTCTGAAAAAGCAATGTCCTTGCGACCGAGTAGACAACTGATGGTGCCCTGATTGGCTTGAAAACCGGTGGACATGACGATGGCGTCTTCGCGGTGCAGGAATTCAGCGAGTTCTTTTTCCAGAATCTTGTGCAGGCTGAGCGTTCCGTTGAGAAAGCGGCTTCCGGTGCAACCGGCGCCGAAGCGATCCAGCGCTGCCTTTGCGGCTTCTATCACGCGCTTGTCGTTGGCCAGACCCAGATAGTTATTCGTGGAAACGGTGACGGCGTTTTTTCCTTCGATGACAACTCGCGATCCAGAAGTATCTTCGATCGCTCTGAAGTAAGGATAGATGCCAAGTTCTTTTGCTTGATCCGGGGCATTGTAGGTTTTGCATTTTTCTAAAATGCCTTCGCCTTTTGCCGAAGGCGCTCGCAAATGCGCCATTTGAAAATCAAATTTCTTTTTGAGGAGAGAGATGATTTTATTTCGTTTCAGGTGAGGGGAGTTTTCAGTGATCTTGGCGGAGTCAATGTGCTGGTGTAAATTTTTCACAGAAATTGTCGAGAGAGGGTGGGTGTTAGGAAAACCATTTGCAAGCCTTTGAAAGATAACATTAAAATTGCATTTCCGCAATCTTTAGGAATGATGAATTAATTTTACCGGTGAAACTTTCAGGTCAGAGTTTTTCCACGTTAAAGAACCAGACCCTGTGCGTCGATGGAAAGGCTGTTGGGACTTTCTTCATGCGATGCGGAGGCGGAAAAAACCGCCTGTGTTCCGCTCCCGGAAACAATCACTCCCGGAGACGTTCGATAACCGTAAGAGGCGACGGCGACGACGGACTGGGAACAATTGGAGAGCGCTCCTTTGTCGTGCCAGTATAACTTACAAGTCAGCCAAAGGCTTTGCAAATCGGCCCTGGCGGAAACATCGAGGGCGCGGATTTTATGGCTTGAAAATTGCGACAATGCAATTGTAACCAACACGCCAATGATGGACAATGTGACCAGCGATTCTACCAGAGTAAAGCCACGTTCGTTTTTAAAATGACGCTTGAGCATTGCGGCTTCACCGAATTCTGAAAAGGTCGAGATATTTTCGGGATATCTATGGCGAGGGTAAAACGTAAATACCTTGTCACCCTTTATTCTTTTTGCTAGTCTATTATGCCAAAATCCAAATAAATTTAAACCAATTTTTGTGGGAGCGGTTATGACAGATATTGTGAGTGTTCTAAAAGAGGCTTTGGAGTTAGAAAAGCAGGCGTTGGAAAAATACAATCTTGCGATTCCGGGCCTGGAGCATAAGGAAACGCGCGAAGCCGTCGAAAAGTACGCTGAAGACAAGAATCAGCAAATCGACGCTCTGCACTGGATGATCCTTGCGGAAGCGGGACAACTGGATGGGGAAACGACGCCGGCGGCGGCAACGGAAGAAGAAGCCAAGCCTGCTGGAAAGTGTCCTTTCACCGGTCAGTTCGCGGCGATGGGCATTGACATGTCCAAAATGGGCGAGATGATGGGCGACCCAGAAAAACGAGCAGAAATGATGGAGAAAATGGGCGGCGACTTCACGAAAGATGAGTCCGCATCCTGATTTGCCCTCACACAACCTCTAAATGAGATAAGCCATGGCTGCTCCATACCCTCGCGACCTCCTTGTGTTTTGCAAGGCTTGCGGCATTGAAAATTTGCATCCTGATTACCACCCCAGAAATTTTCTGGTGTGCAATCAGTGCCGAGACCCTCTTATTGAGCCGAATTTGAACGACACTCATAAAGAGGCGATGTGCGAACAATGCTCGATGAGCGTCCTCTTGCTGAAAGACACGCCTTTCGAAGAAGGTAAATCAGCCTGCCGTTGCGGTTCCACACAGTTGAAATTGAGGCCCCAGTCCACGATTGCAGACGATGCAAGCAAGGCCGGGGCCTTTGATTTTGCCGAAGATGATAGCGCCGCCGCAGGCGATGGTTACTCATGGATTCGTTCCGATGAAACGGAACGGGTCGACTCGGACTACAACCAATTATTTGATAAAGATCTTGGGGCGGAGTGATTGCGAAACTTTATTCGGAATGTCAATTGAAGCGAAGGTGTAATTCTATTGATTTTTCTGCGTAAATGTTTTACATATATTACTGAATTATTTGATGCCTAACGATTTTTACTCCTCAATTAATTGGGACTGTGTTATTAGCTATGACAGAGAAATTGCCGCAAACCGGAGACGTTTGGGAAAATAATTTGGCGCGCGCCGTCGCCATTTTCGAAGACCACGACAGTTTTTTATTTGGAGGAGACATTGATCCCGATTCGGTCGGGTCGATGATGTCGCTTTCATTATATCTGGTCAAGATTGGCAAGCGCGCCGGTATTTTGATTTCTGAGAATCTGGGCGACAACCTCGATTACTTCGAAAAGATCATCGCTTATAATGGCATTGAAGTTCTGCGCAATGTCGAGGATATCAAGAAATCGGGTTCCTCCTATGAGGCGCTGGTTTTCTGCGATACGGCTAATACCAAGCTGGTTCCTTTTTTTGCAGAGCTGTCCGAACATGTCCTGCCTCAAAATCCCATCATAGTCGAAATAGACCATCACTTCGGCGCCGACAGCGAGCAGATTCGGGAAGATAGCGCTCATCTCTTCCGCGAGGCCAACGCCAACACCGAGATCATTGGCGAATTATTGAATAAATTGAAAAGTCGTAATCCTTCCTTTCCAGCTCCCTTTGAGCAGAGAAATATCTTGCTGGGGTTGATTACCGGTTTGCTGGGCGATACGGTGGGCGGTCGGGTGGTTCATTATCGGAAAGATTTTGATTCCTGGCTGGAAATTCTGGGCGGAGCGCTGGAAAAAAATACTCGTCTGCGTAGCGCAACGCCGGATCGGCCTGGCGACACCAAGTGGTCCAAATTTTCCAGTCCGAAAGAAATCCTGCAATATCTGGACAAGCTGACGGATGAACAGCAAAAATGTCTGGATCGAATGGAGTCGAGAATTTCCATTCAGGACGGCCTGGGCGTTTTAAATATTTTGAACTCGACCTATGGCGAAGTTGCGGATTGTTGCCGGGAATACAATTCGGACTGGTTCTCTGAATTGTTGGCGACCCTGGTCAATCTGGTTCCTGAAAAATCGGGCAAGGTGGGAGCTGTTGTGTTCAACGGCAAGAACGCCGAGGGCGCGGATTGCATCTTCATGAAATTTCGTCGGGCGGTGGATTACGACGGTTTTGACCTTCGCACGGCTGAAGATTTGATACGCTCCACATTCAACAGCCATTATATGGGCGGCGGCGGTCATGCCGGGGCGGTATCCTTTCGCGTGTCCCCTCATGACGAATCTCAGTTCCTGGCATCCTTCCAGAAAATCACCGACTTTGTGCATTCGAATTTGAAGTAACGCTTCGATTTCCCTCCAGATAGATTCTCTTGATGTACAGCAGTTCCATCGCGTTCATTTCAAACCCCTTGACGTAAGGCCTGACCAGCAGATTCATTGCCGAAGTGAACAGCGGAATCATGGCCGCTTCGGACTCCGTCAGAATGCGTTGCGCTTCGTCGTAAATTTCCAGTCGTTGTTTTGGGTCGGTGACGGCGGAACCTTGCGCCACCAGCGCGTCGTAAGGCGGATGGCTCCATTGCATGCGGTTGTTGCCGCTGGTGGAAATGAACAGGTTCATGAAATTGTCGGGGTCGGGGAAATCGGCGCCCCAACCAAGGCGGAACATGGCGGGCGGATCGGTCTGCAAGCGATTCAAAAAAACCTTCCATTCCTGACTGTCGAATTCGATCTCTATATTCAAATGTTGTTTCCACTGCGCCTGCAGAAACTCTCCGATCAGGCGATGAATGTCTCCGGTGTTGTACATGGCGGCGACCTTCGGGAAGCCCTGTCCATCGGGGAATCCCGCCTCAGCCAGCAGGCGTCGCGCCAGTTCAGGATTAAAGTGAGCGCCGATTTCCGGGTTGTGACCGAACATTCCTTTGGGAATCCAGGACGCCGAAGGCGCTTCGCCTCCCTTGAGAATGAGCGGAATTTTTGAACGGTCAATGGAATGCGCCAGCGCTCTGCGAACGCGCGCGTCGTCGAAGGGTTTTTTTAGCGCGTTGAAGCCGTAATAATAGCCTCTCAGTTGCGGCATGTTCTGGTACTCCGGGCTGTTCTTGTAATGCTCGATCGCCACCGGAGCCAGTTCGATCATGTCCAGTTCCCCCGTTTCGTAGAGCGTCAGCGCGGTGGTGGGTTCTTCCACAACGTAGAGGTCGACGCGGTCGATCCGGGGCGGCGAATCGTAATATCCCGGGTTGGCGCGCAGGACGAGTTTGTATTCATGATGCCACTCGGAGAGTAAAAAAGGACCGTTGGTGACGATATGCTTCGGGTCGGTCCAGCGGTCGCCGTAGCGCTCGACGATATCCCGGCGCTGGGGAAAGGTGACCATGAAAGTGGTGATGCTGGGGAAATAGACGGCGGGTTTTTTGAGTTTCACTTCCAGCAATTGAGGGCCGAGCGCGCGCACCCCGACTTTTGAAGCGTCTTTGATTCTGCCCGCGTTGTATTCCTCGGCGTTTTCCAGATCGAACAGGAAGTAAGCGTATTGAGCCGCAGTCGCCGGG
This window of the Candidatus Nitrohelix vancouverensis genome carries:
- a CDS encoding gamma carbonic anhydrase family protein, translated to MIHTYKDKTPILHPSVFLADGACVIGDVEMQEWSSVWFNAVVRGDVHYIRIGKRTNIQDGCVLHVSRGKYPLILGDDITVGHNVTLHACTIKDRCLIGMGAVVMDGAVVGEDAIVGAGSLVTARTVIPPRTMAIGSPAKVKRELTDEEVLSIRESAEHYVGDVRDYRPEY
- a CDS encoding MMPL family transporter, coding for MKSVLKFIFRKIIHPYPFWILAIALALSGLSLWYASGLQLNSRMDRLLPQSLPLIQDFNKVVAKTGGSGPLAVVLEDLEQVQAEKIIEDLTPRLRKVPGVQFVDSKLPVEFLEDRQLVMATRRNLLELEALMDEAVNYAREQFGGLFITGAENFDSERLQAFADEFHIFDSLNPYYAGKRKEGFYARKQSTRNFYIFIQPLGTVTDTGFTERFVEQIQATIDDSGWTQKVPGLNIKLTGSLIVRIEENTTIVRDLTRSAIVAAGLAIFIIGIYTRSLFALPLIFFPLFLSMTYTFALTRLWVGELNMISGFLVAILLGLGIDYGIHLYIRFKQELLKGQPIADSAELVITQVGRSGMMAMLTTASIFSILITADFKGFSEFGQIATIGIFSAFISYLFLFPALILVFDKIHWLRKPQPRVFNLNITNLYSNTPYFLTALFLLLTITSLFLIPDIKFEYDFRNLRGESPAADYETATTEDFGYAFSPTVVLASDKEHLFHIHQALEKIKLKHREESTIGVVHSLNLFSRKEYDSKQDVIEQIQENFKLDEDIILLSLGKKRLDRLKELLYADPFNEDKIPPLLIKKFTAGDEYLALIFSPAKKNFFDIRNIYQLETEVAELRERLAKQDIEVAILNENLLAAKVMDWVKERGPQAFATALGVVFLLLLLDLRNFSHALKTFLPLVAGLSLTGALMALFQIKLNFINFVMLPSIVGIMIDHCIYLTHHILDYNPEKTIQSIKETGSAIILSALTTLSGYASLNVAGHAGIRSIASVVELGIITCTACALFMLPALFELGHHQLKFKRKEKSKKL
- a CDS encoding CDP-alcohol phosphatidyltransferase family protein, which translates into the protein MSESSSTDHVLKDIVEPVNRYFHVPVSARIVSWLCQTRATPNQVSYTSILLGILSGLAFMSGGHFGMFWGGVLLELSLILDCVDGQLARATGQSSEWGRLLDGIGGYVAYLAVVFGITYSLPEFTGALAVVTVVCIMKAICFDYCKQYFTARVQEGTDGSRADVLKTYQKWSQSQSGILKVYFYYLQLQQWVFHGRWSSINDYSLEDERKASEEILTQEERNAFYLKTRPLTRIWRWNGHEFCLFLLAAFSLFDLLPMLLTPLAVVMTVQFFLTLALHRMLLPNEIRP
- a CDS encoding NAD(P)-dependent oxidoreductase, with protein sequence MSSLPSLKGSIACITGASGFIGGILADALADLGCEVRILARPTSDLQWIDRKRIRVFIGDLTGEIPEDWIQGAHYVFHCAGLTKAKTRADFFRGNAEACDKLFALCSRHAGDLKKIVHLSSLAAVGPATPESPADETTPCQPVTHYGQSKWKGEQIALRWADTLPIVILRPPIVYGPREKNFFTFIQSLAKGWNIQIGRASKRFSMIHVADLTRAMILAALAPAHQDKVWFVTDGGAHSWDDIATAALKNLNRPARKITIPESALTGVAILTEAIYLFRKDAPLLDRQRMIDIRQSCWVASPNKFFKQFAFSPQYPLESGLLHAISWYRDNHWL
- a CDS encoding pyridoxal phosphate-dependent aminotransferase family protein, which codes for MAHLRAPSAKGEGILEKCKTYNAPDQAKELGIYPYFRAIEDTSGSRVVIEGKNAVTVSTNNYLGLANDKRVIEAAKAALDRFGAGCTGSRFLNGTLSLHKILEKELAEFLHREDAIVMSTGFQANQGTISCLLGRKDIAFSDRENHASIYEGCAVSPGKTVRYQHNDMHHLEYYLKKYRDVPGKMIITDTVFSMSGDIANLPSIVKLARDYGAIVLADEAHGLGVLGEAGRGVTNYYNLEKEIDLYVGTFSKSLGSIGGFISASSKVAEYIRHKASAFIFTAALPPASVAGVTAALDIMQKEPERLTQLGENTSYVKKGFFDMGFQINNNPVPIVPIKIGDEALTLYLNQLLFEDGVFAGVAVSPVVPPQHAMIRTSFMSTHTTEDLDLVLSSFKKFGVELGIIPR
- a CDS encoding type II secretion system protein — its product is MLKRHFKNERGFTLVESLVTLSIIGVLVTIALSQFSSHKIRALDVSARADLQSLWLTCKLYWHDKGALSNCSQSVVAVASYGYRTSPGVIVSGSGTQAVFSASASHEESPNSLSIDAQGLVL
- a CDS encoding peptide ABC transporter substrate-binding protein, encoding MKRQALSRTAILILFCLFVASCTPENVKEEPAFRLALRAEPPTLDWTLATDSISFNVLTNIMEGLTQYNAQLEPQPAIAKRWELSKDNKTILFYLRDDVFWSDGKAVTAEDFEYAWKRLLNPATAAQYAYFLFDLENAEEYNAGRIKDASKVGVRALGPQLLEVKLKKPAVYFPSITTFMVTFPQRRDIVERYGDRWTDPKHIVTNGPFLLSEWHHEYKLVLRANPGYYDSPPRIDRVDLYVVEEPTTALTLYETGELDMIELAPVAIEHYKNSPEYQNMPQLRGYYYGFNALKKPFDDARVRRALAHSIDRSKIPLILKGGEAPSASWIPKGMFGHNPEIGAHFNPELARRLLAEAGFPDGQGFPKVAAMYNTGDIHRLIGEFLQAQWKQHLNIEIEFDSQEWKVFLNRLQTDPPAMFRLGWGADFPDPDNFMNLFISTSGNNRMQWSHPPYDALVAQGSAVTDPKQRLEIYDEAQRILTESEAAMIPLFTSAMNLLVRPYVKGFEMNAMELLYIKRIYLEGNRSVTSNSNAQSR